In Mucilaginibacter celer, one DNA window encodes the following:
- the nfi gene encoding deoxyribonuclease V (cleaves DNA at apurinic or apyrimidinic sites), with protein sequence MQAADYENLTPEQAIAYQQELRRQIDIRPLDKPVKIIGGADISFNKYSEVVYAGIVLLKYPEMTIIGHATAISKTKFPYISGLLAFREVPALLEAWEKLPVKPDIMVLDGQGIAHERRTGIATHFGLLTNVPSIGSAKSRLYGRYQEPGNEAFNESPMYDKGELIGIALRTKKKCNPIYISPGHHINMEQSVEIIKNCIRGYRIPEPTRQAHLLVNKIRIADGENFNPQPTLF encoded by the coding sequence GTGCAGGCAGCAGATTATGAAAACCTAACTCCCGAACAGGCAATTGCCTATCAACAGGAGTTACGCCGTCAAATCGACATTCGGCCTTTAGATAAACCCGTTAAGATAATTGGTGGTGCCGATATCTCCTTCAACAAATATTCGGAAGTTGTTTATGCCGGGATTGTCCTGCTTAAGTATCCCGAAATGACCATCATTGGCCACGCTACGGCCATTAGCAAAACAAAATTTCCGTACATCTCCGGCTTGCTGGCTTTCAGAGAGGTGCCTGCCTTGCTGGAGGCCTGGGAAAAGCTCCCCGTTAAACCCGATATAATGGTTTTAGACGGGCAGGGAATAGCCCACGAACGCCGTACCGGGATAGCTACACATTTCGGACTGCTTACCAATGTCCCATCCATTGGCAGCGCAAAAAGCAGGCTTTACGGCCGTTACCAGGAACCTGGCAACGAAGCGTTTAATGAAAGCCCGATGTACGATAAAGGCGAACTGATAGGTATCGCCCTGCGCACAAAAAAGAAATGCAATCCCATTTATATCTCACCGGGCCACCACATCAACATGGAGCAAAGCGTCGAAATTATTAAAAACTGTATCCGCGGTTACCGCATCCCCGAGCCAACCCGCCAGGCCCATCTGTTAGTGAATAAAATTAGAATTGCCGACGGAGAAAATTTTAATCCCCAGCCTACGTTATTTTAG
- a CDS encoding FMN-binding glutamate synthase family protein, protein MRKLFVVSFFIIFSMLATWTIIWPPAAWSFLFMGPIYLIGFYDMVQPKHSIVRNYPVFGHLRYLMEELRPKIYQYFIESDTNGTPFNRQNRSVVYQRAKKVDDTRPFGTELDVYDNGYEWLNHSIAAIDHHKLNMDPRVKVGGPACTQPYMASVFNISAMSFGSLSMNAILALNGGAKLDNFAHNTGEGGLSDYHLQPGGDIIWQIGTGYFSCRHKDGTINYEAFAERAVLPQVKMIEIKLSQGAKPGHGGILPAAKVTPEIARIRLVEMGEDVISPPYHTAFTNPLELMTFIQKLRDLSGGKPVGFKLCVGHKSEFLAICKAMVKTGISPDFITVDGGEGGTGAAPLEFSNSVGMPLREALAFVYDALIGFDLKKNIKLIASGKMATGFDLVKNFALGADMCNSARGMMFALGCIQALECNNNTCPTGVATQDKSLMKGLVVEDKKVRVANFHKLTVSSAIQMIGAAGLTKPCDLHRMYIYRRINHSQILTYGELFPYIPKGSLLNTPYPASFEFDMAISSENTFVPDYSGVTNIDYSNVSSY, encoded by the coding sequence ATGAGAAAGCTCTTCGTTGTTTCATTCTTCATCATATTCAGCATGCTGGCCACCTGGACTATCATTTGGCCACCGGCAGCATGGTCATTCCTTTTTATGGGGCCTATATATCTGATCGGTTTTTATGATATGGTGCAGCCCAAACATAGCATTGTGCGTAATTACCCGGTGTTTGGCCACCTGCGCTATTTGATGGAGGAGTTGAGGCCGAAGATTTACCAATATTTCATCGAGAGCGATACCAACGGTACGCCATTTAATCGCCAAAACAGGAGCGTGGTTTACCAGCGCGCCAAAAAGGTTGATGATACCCGCCCGTTTGGTACTGAGCTGGATGTGTATGATAACGGTTATGAGTGGCTTAACCATAGCATTGCTGCAATCGATCATCATAAATTAAACATGGATCCGCGTGTGAAAGTAGGCGGTCCGGCATGTACGCAGCCTTATATGGCGAGCGTGTTCAATATCTCGGCCATGAGTTTTGGTTCGTTGAGTATGAATGCTATCCTGGCCCTTAACGGCGGGGCCAAGTTGGATAATTTTGCCCACAACACCGGCGAGGGTGGCCTGAGCGATTACCACCTGCAACCCGGCGGCGATATTATCTGGCAGATAGGCACAGGCTATTTCAGCTGCCGGCATAAAGACGGAACGATTAATTACGAGGCTTTTGCTGAGCGCGCCGTTTTGCCACAGGTAAAAATGATCGAAATTAAACTATCGCAAGGGGCAAAACCCGGCCACGGTGGTATTTTACCGGCGGCCAAGGTAACGCCCGAAATTGCCCGCATCAGGCTGGTGGAGATGGGGGAGGATGTAATATCGCCGCCCTATCATACTGCCTTCACCAATCCCCTGGAGCTGATGACTTTTATTCAAAAACTTCGTGATCTGTCGGGTGGTAAACCAGTTGGCTTTAAACTTTGCGTAGGGCATAAAAGTGAGTTTTTGGCCATTTGTAAAGCTATGGTGAAAACAGGTATCAGTCCGGATTTTATTACTGTTGATGGGGGAGAGGGCGGTACCGGCGCCGCCCCGCTCGAGTTTAGTAATTCGGTAGGGATGCCATTGCGTGAAGCTTTGGCTTTTGTATATGATGCGTTGATAGGCTTCGACCTTAAAAAGAATATCAAGCTCATTGCATCGGGCAAAATGGCTACCGGTTTTGACCTGGTAAAAAATTTCGCTTTGGGTGCCGATATGTGCAACAGTGCCCGTGGTATGATGTTCGCCCTTGGTTGTATCCAGGCTTTGGAGTGTAATAACAATACCTGCCCAACGGGCGTGGCTACGCAGGATAAGAGCCTGATGAAAGGCCTTGTAGTTGAGGATAAAAAAGTACGCGTAGCTAACTTTCATAAGCTAACGGTAAGCAGCGCCATCCAGATGATAGGTGCCGCAGGCTTAACCAAACCCTGCGATCTGCACCGCATGTACATTTACCGCCGCATAAACCACAGCCAGATCCTTACCTACGGCGAATTGTTCCCATACATCCCCAAAGGCAGCCTGCTCAATACTCCTTACCCCGCATCCTTTGAGTTTGATATGGCCATCAGCAGCGAAAATACTTTTGTGCCCGATTATAGCGGGGTAACTAATATTGATTACAGTAATGTGAGTTCGTATTGA
- a CDS encoding YceI family protein: MATETATKWVIDPMHSEVQFKVKHLVISTVSGFFKSFNGELLTDSDDFENAEIDFTLDIDSIDTNQTQRDEHLKSAEFFDAAQYPHITFKSTSFTKTDDEEYELKGNLTIKDQTKPVTLDVEFGGSAADFYGNTKAGFEISGKINRKDFGLTWDGVTEAGSIVVGEDIKLLINIQFTKQA, encoded by the coding sequence ATGGCAACAGAAACAGCAACAAAATGGGTTATCGACCCAATGCACTCAGAAGTACAATTTAAAGTTAAACATTTGGTTATTTCAACTGTAAGCGGCTTTTTCAAAAGCTTTAACGGTGAGTTATTAACCGACAGTGACGATTTTGAAAATGCTGAAATTGATTTCACTTTGGATATCGACAGCATCGACACTAACCAGACCCAACGCGACGAGCACTTAAAATCAGCCGAATTTTTCGACGCTGCTCAATACCCACATATCACTTTCAAATCAACTTCATTCACCAAAACTGATGATGAAGAATATGAATTGAAAGGTAACCTGACTATTAAAGATCAAACCAAACCGGTAACTCTTGACGTAGAATTTGGCGGTTCGGCTGCTGATTTTTATGGCAATACCAAAGCAGGTTTCGAAATCAGCGGTAAAATTAACCGTAAAGATTTTGGTTTAACCTGGGACGGCGTAACCGAAGCAGGTTCGATAGTTGTTGGTGAGGATATTAAATTGCTGATCAACATTCAGTTCACTAAACAAGCTTAA
- a CDS encoding L-threonylcarbamoyladenylate synthase has protein sequence MLLKIYPENPNPKAIEQVVEVLKKGGLIIYPTDTIYGLGCDITNHRAIEAICKLRNIKPEKANFSFICYDLSHISDYIKPIDNTTFRVLKKALPGPFTFIFNASHMVPKMLSSNKKTVGIRVPDNNIAREIVRVLGNPILSTSIRDDDDIIEYSTDPELIHEKYEDLVDIVIDGGYGDNIPSTVVDCTTGDFDIIREGKGDLELYL, from the coding sequence ATGCTACTTAAAATATATCCCGAAAACCCTAACCCCAAAGCCATCGAACAGGTGGTTGAAGTGTTAAAAAAAGGCGGTTTAATCATATACCCCACCGATACAATTTACGGTTTAGGCTGCGATATCACTAATCACCGGGCCATCGAGGCCATTTGCAAACTCAGGAACATCAAACCCGAAAAAGCTAATTTCTCTTTCATTTGCTACGATCTGAGCCATATTTCAGATTATATCAAACCGATTGATAACACTACGTTCCGTGTATTGAAAAAAGCCCTGCCCGGGCCGTTTACTTTCATTTTCAATGCCAGCCACATGGTACCGAAAATGCTTAGCTCCAACAAAAAAACGGTTGGTATAAGGGTACCGGATAATAATATAGCCCGCGAAATTGTGCGTGTGTTAGGAAACCCTATTCTTTCTACATCTATCAGGGATGATGATGACATTATTGAATACTCAACCGATCCGGAATTGATCCATGAGAAATATGAGGATCTGGTGGATATTGTGATTGATGGCGGTTATGGTGATAACATCCCATCAACAGTGGTTGACTGCACCACCGGCGATTTTGATATTATACGTGAAGGTAAAGGCGATTTGGAGCTGTATTTGTAA
- the trpA gene encoding tryptophan synthase subunit alpha, translating to MNPLNKLFATKNNNLLSIYFTAGYPALNTTVDIAEALEKSGADFLEIGFPYSDPVADGPTVQHSSEVALENGMSLKVLFEELAELRSRVSIPILLMGYLNPIVQYGIENFCKKAAEVGVDGIIVPDLPLYEYETMYSSYFTDNGLSNIFLVTPQTSEERIRKIDDLSSSFIYLLSSSTITGYDLKLSNSVEDYYKRITAMQLKNPTIIGFGITDATSFAKAANYANGAIIGSRFVRLLGEDGYMDKIEAFVKGIRP from the coding sequence ATGAACCCTTTAAACAAGCTTTTTGCAACAAAAAACAATAACCTGTTATCCATTTATTTTACAGCCGGTTACCCTGCACTGAACACTACGGTTGATATTGCCGAAGCCCTCGAAAAATCGGGTGCTGATTTTCTGGAGATCGGTTTTCCTTATTCCGATCCTGTGGCAGATGGCCCGACGGTTCAGCACAGCTCAGAAGTGGCTTTAGAGAATGGCATGAGCCTTAAAGTTTTGTTTGAAGAACTTGCTGAATTACGGAGCCGGGTGAGCATTCCCATTTTGTTGATGGGCTACCTGAACCCTATTGTTCAGTATGGTATTGAAAACTTTTGCAAAAAAGCGGCCGAGGTAGGTGTTGATGGCATCATTGTGCCCGATTTGCCTTTGTATGAGTATGAAACCATGTATTCATCATACTTTACTGACAACGGCCTGAGCAATATATTCCTGGTAACTCCTCAAACATCCGAAGAGCGCATCCGCAAAATTGACGACCTGAGCAGCAGTTTTATCTACCTGCTTTCGTCATCAACCATAACCGGTTACGATTTGAAACTGAGCAATAGTGTTGAAGATTATTATAAGCGTATCACCGCCATGCAGCTCAAAAACCCAACTATTATTGGTTTTGGTATTACCGATGCAACCAGTTTTGCCAAGGCAGCCAATTATGCTAACGGTGCTATCATTGGCAGCCGTTTTGTGAGGCTTTTGGGTGAGGATGGATATATGGATAAGATAGAGGCGTTTGTAAAGGGGATAAGGCCGTAA
- the trpB gene encoding tryptophan synthase subunit beta, with protein MEYGVNEQGYYGDFGGAYIPEMLYPNVEELRQQYLNIINDEGFKAEFDDLLKNYVGRPSPLYHAKRYSEKYGANIFFKREDLNHTGSHKINNALGQILLAKRLGKKRIIAETGAGQHGVATATVCALMGIECVVYMGEVDMVRQAPNVARMKMLGARVVPATSGSKTLKDATNEALRDWIGNPVDTHYIIGSVVGPYPYPDMVARFQSIISEETKKQLLEQTGTELPQYVLACVGGGSNAMGMFYHFIDDESVKLVAVEAAGKGVNSGESAATTALGKEGVLHGSRTILMQTEDGQVVEPYSISAGLDYPGIGPQHAHLFKTNRGQYVSITDDEALQAGLLCCQLEGIIPAIETAHALAQLEKMTFEPNDNVVICISGRGDKDLDNYINYFGY; from the coding sequence ATGGAATACGGAGTTAATGAGCAGGGCTATTACGGCGATTTCGGCGGGGCATACATTCCCGAAATGTTGTACCCTAACGTAGAGGAATTAAGGCAGCAATACCTCAATATTATAAACGATGAGGGCTTTAAAGCCGAGTTTGATGATCTGCTTAAAAACTACGTAGGCAGGCCTTCGCCGCTGTATCATGCTAAAAGGTATTCGGAAAAATATGGTGCCAACATATTTTTTAAACGTGAAGACCTTAATCATACGGGTTCGCATAAAATTAACAATGCCCTGGGGCAGATATTATTGGCCAAGCGCCTGGGTAAAAAACGGATCATTGCCGAAACCGGTGCAGGCCAACATGGTGTAGCAACGGCTACTGTTTGCGCGCTGATGGGTATTGAATGTGTGGTTTACATGGGCGAGGTTGATATGGTACGCCAGGCACCCAACGTGGCCCGTATGAAAATGCTGGGTGCCAGAGTAGTTCCAGCAACATCAGGCAGCAAAACGCTTAAAGATGCCACCAACGAGGCTCTGCGCGATTGGATAGGCAACCCCGTTGATACGCATTACATTATCGGTTCGGTTGTAGGCCCGTATCCTTATCCGGATATGGTAGCCCGTTTTCAATCCATTATCTCCGAAGAAACAAAAAAACAATTGCTGGAACAAACCGGTACCGAATTACCGCAATATGTACTGGCCTGCGTAGGCGGCGGCAGCAACGCTATGGGTATGTTTTATCATTTTATTGATGATGAAAGTGTAAAACTGGTTGCTGTTGAAGCAGCAGGTAAAGGCGTAAACAGCGGCGAATCTGCAGCTACTACAGCTTTAGGTAAAGAAGGTGTATTGCACGGCAGCCGTACCATATTAATGCAAACCGAAGACGGGCAGGTGGTTGAGCCGTACTCCATTTCGGCAGGTTTGGATTATCCGGGCATCGGCCCCCAGCATGCGCATTTGTTTAAAACTAATCGTGGGCAATATGTAAGTATTACTGATGATGAAGCTTTGCAAGCCGGCTTACTTTGCTGCCAGCTGGAAGGTATTATCCCGGCTATTGAAACTGCGCACGCGCTGGCTCAACTGGAGAAAATGACTTTCGAACCTAATGATAATGTGGTAATTTGCATATCGGGCAGGGGAGATAAAGACCTGGATAATTATATCAACTATTTCGGCTATTAA
- a CDS encoding phosphoribosylanthranilate isomerase — protein sequence MKIKVCGLKYPENIEAVTALQPDYVGFIFYGKSPRYMAGLAADVLKSLPEEIKKTGVFVNESAENINSLIAKYGFEAIQLHGNESPEFCAEFKGKVIVLKAFGINEDFDFEQLKAYANNVDFFLFDTKTKKYGGSGKTFDWGILDQYTLDVPFFLSGGLGPENIEEVKNITHPQFYGVDLNSRFEIEPGLKNIEKLERAFAIIKQ from the coding sequence ATGAAAATTAAGGTTTGCGGTTTAAAATATCCTGAAAATATTGAAGCGGTAACCGCTTTACAACCCGATTATGTGGGCTTTATTTTCTATGGGAAATCGCCTCGCTATATGGCCGGTTTAGCTGCCGATGTTTTGAAAAGTTTACCTGAAGAAATAAAAAAGACAGGTGTGTTTGTAAACGAGAGCGCCGAAAACATCAACAGCCTGATAGCTAAATATGGTTTCGAAGCTATTCAATTACATGGAAATGAAAGTCCGGAGTTTTGCGCCGAATTTAAAGGCAAGGTAATAGTACTTAAAGCTTTTGGTATTAACGAAGACTTTGATTTTGAACAACTAAAAGCCTACGCCAACAATGTCGACTTTTTTCTGTTCGATACCAAAACAAAGAAGTACGGCGGATCGGGCAAAACATTTGATTGGGGCATTTTAGATCAGTATACATTGGATGTGCCCTTCTTTTTATCAGGCGGACTTGGGCCTGAAAACATTGAAGAGGTTAAAAATATCACTCATCCGCAATTTTACGGGGTTGATCTGAACAGCCGGTTTGAGATTGAACCGGGATTAAAGAATATCGAAAAATTAGAGAGGGCATTTGCCATCATCAAACAATAA
- the trpD gene encoding anthranilate phosphoribosyltransferase encodes MKQILNHLFEHKTFTREQSKNILMNIAQGQYNNSQMAAFMTAYCMRSITVDELEGFRDAMLELCLPIDLGTNDLIDLCGTGGDGKDTFNISTLASFVVAGAGYKVAKHGNYGVSSGCGSSNVMEFLGYQFTNDTDKLKRNTDEANICFLHAPLFHPAMKTVAPIRKELGVKTFFNMLGPLVNPAKPSNQLVGVFNLELARVYAYLYQKSDANYTIVNALEGYDEVSLTCDFKTFSADGEKINSVEDLGFKKLNPEEIAGGATVSESAAIFSNVLKGDGTSAQNNVVLANAALAIRTINPEKTFADCYYEAEEALLGKKALTSFNRLVQN; translated from the coding sequence ATGAAACAGATATTAAATCACCTTTTTGAACACAAAACCTTTACAAGGGAACAGTCGAAAAATATTTTGATGAATATTGCCCAGGGGCAGTACAATAACTCGCAAATGGCTGCCTTCATGACGGCCTATTGCATGCGCAGCATTACTGTTGATGAGCTGGAAGGCTTCCGCGATGCCATGCTGGAACTTTGTTTGCCTATCGATCTGGGTACTAATGATCTCATCGACCTTTGTGGCACCGGCGGCGATGGTAAGGATACCTTTAATATCTCTACCCTGGCATCTTTTGTGGTTGCCGGTGCAGGTTATAAAGTGGCTAAACATGGTAACTATGGCGTATCATCGGGTTGCGGTTCATCAAACGTGATGGAGTTTTTGGGTTACCAGTTTACTAACGATACTGATAAACTGAAACGTAACACCGATGAAGCTAACATCTGTTTTCTGCACGCGCCGCTGTTTCACCCGGCTATGAAAACGGTGGCACCTATCCGTAAAGAACTGGGCGTGAAAACGTTTTTTAATATGCTCGGTCCGCTGGTTAACCCGGCAAAACCTTCAAATCAGTTGGTTGGCGTGTTTAACCTGGAGTTGGCGAGGGTGTACGCTTATTTGTACCAAAAATCGGATGCTAATTATACCATTGTAAATGCCCTTGAAGGTTATGACGAGGTATCACTTACCTGCGATTTTAAAACCTTTTCGGCCGATGGAGAGAAGATCAATTCGGTTGAAGACCTGGGCTTTAAAAAACTAAACCCCGAAGAAATTGCAGGCGGGGCAACCGTAAGCGAATCGGCAGCGATATTTAGTAATGTGTTAAAGGGAGACGGTACATCGGCACAAAACAATGTGGTATTAGCCAACGCTGCGCTGGCCATCCGCACCATCAACCCCGAAAAAACTTTTGCCGATTGCTATTACGAAGCAGAAGAAGCTTTGCTGGGCAAAAAAGCATTAACCAGCTTTAACAGGCTGGTACAAAACTAA
- a CDS encoding ion channel codes for MIRKEKINPEDDLGFGTQPVIKSQPVINKDGSINVKRTGLPFFNTSNNYHSLITMSWRKFWVIVFSAYFVVNIIFAVIYFSLGSDVLDGKSGSSDFDRFMDAFFFSAQTISTVGYGHISPKGIIPNTIAALESMMGLLAFALATGLLYGRFSRPSAKIMYSRNVLIAPYRDGGKGLMFRLANQRKNILIDLEMEVVFSYNDEENG; via the coding sequence ATGATACGTAAAGAGAAAATTAATCCCGAAGATGACCTTGGCTTTGGCACCCAGCCGGTTATTAAAAGCCAGCCGGTTATTAATAAGGATGGGAGTATTAACGTAAAACGTACCGGGCTTCCGTTTTTTAACACCTCAAACAACTATCACTCGCTTATCACCATGAGCTGGCGCAAGTTTTGGGTTATTGTCTTCAGCGCGTATTTTGTAGTTAACATCATTTTCGCGGTTATTTACTTTTCGCTTGGTTCTGATGTATTGGATGGTAAAAGCGGCAGTAGCGATTTCGATAGGTTTATGGATGCCTTCTTTTTTTCGGCTCAAACTATATCAACGGTGGGTTACGGGCATATCAGTCCAAAAGGGATCATCCCCAACACCATCGCCGCGCTCGAATCGATGATGGGTTTGCTGGCCTTTGCTTTGGCTACGGGTTTATTGTATGGGCGATTTTCGCGACCTTCGGCTAAGATCATGTACAGCCGTAATGTGCTGATCGCCCCTTATCGTGATGGTGGTAAAGGCCTGATGTTCCGCCTGGCTAATCAACGTAAAAACATATTGATCGATTTGGAGATGGAGGTGGTTTTCAGCTATAACGATGAAGAAAACGGCTAA
- a CDS encoding SDR family oxidoreductase, translated as MKLNDKVVIITGASSGIGKSLAYECAKRGANVVLAARQFVTLCQLTEKLQQEYKIKALAIQCDVTNEEDCKQLVKQTLTTFGKVDVLINNAGITMRALFQDTKVDVLKQVMDVNFWGMVNCIKYALPEIIKTKGSIVGVSSIAGYKGLPGRSGYSASKFAMNGFLDSLRIENLKTGVHVLTACPGFTASNIRNSALNKDGKQQGESTLEEQKMMSSDEVAKHIADAVENRSRALTLTGQGKLTVALSKFVPAFLDKMVYKHFTKERDPLLH; from the coding sequence ATGAAGTTAAATGATAAAGTTGTTATAATTACCGGCGCATCATCTGGCATAGGTAAATCACTCGCTTATGAATGCGCCAAACGCGGCGCAAATGTGGTACTGGCAGCCCGCCAGTTTGTTACCCTTTGCCAACTCACCGAAAAACTACAGCAGGAATATAAAATTAAAGCCCTCGCTATCCAATGTGATGTTACCAATGAGGAAGATTGTAAGCAACTCGTTAAACAAACCCTCACCACCTTTGGTAAAGTTGATGTGCTGATCAATAACGCGGGTATCACCATGCGTGCCCTGTTCCAGGATACCAAGGTTGATGTACTTAAACAGGTTATGGACGTTAATTTTTGGGGCATGGTAAACTGCATTAAATACGCCCTGCCCGAAATTATTAAAACAAAGGGCAGCATAGTAGGCGTATCATCTATTGCGGGTTATAAAGGTCTGCCGGGTCGCTCGGGCTATTCGGCATCTAAATTTGCTATGAATGGCTTTTTAGATTCACTGAGGATCGAAAACCTTAAAACCGGCGTACATGTATTAACCGCCTGCCCGGGCTTCACGGCGTCAAACATCCGCAACAGCGCCCTTAATAAAGATGGCAAGCAACAAGGTGAAAGTACGCTCGAAGAGCAAAAAATGATGAGCAGCGATGAGGTAGCAAAACACATAGCCGATGCTGTTGAAAATCGTTCACGCGCATTAACGCTAACAGGTCAGGGTAAACTTACCGTGGCGCTAAGCAAATTTGTTCCGGCGTTTTTGGATAAGATGGTTTATAAGCATTTTACAAAGGAGCGGGATCCGCTGCTTCATTAA
- a CDS encoding glycosyltransferase family 2 protein → MKLSIVVVSHNACNLLRIGLNAAIRAAQGISHEVFVVDNASVDSSIAMLNNDFQDINIIANDKNEGIAKAYNQALRQVQGEYVLLVNADTITGKKTVEKALEFMDHHPDAGGLGVRMITPEGSFLKESKRGFNRPWEAFFRLTGLARYFSKSRLNNPPSKDWVDEFQTSETDVVNGAFMLLRRSAINSAGLMDEHFHTYGYDIDYSYRIKLAGFRNYYFGKTYIINFDIQNKVKFSWKHVKEYYGAMIIFATKYLFKVPEIKVEGIPQLIPPSYEVK, encoded by the coding sequence ATGAAATTATCAATAGTTGTAGTAAGCCATAACGCATGTAACCTGCTAAGGATTGGCCTCAATGCAGCCATCAGGGCGGCACAAGGCATCAGTCACGAGGTTTTTGTGGTTGATAACGCTTCTGTGGATAGTTCTATCGCCATGCTTAACAATGATTTTCAGGATATCAACATCATTGCTAACGATAAAAACGAGGGCATTGCCAAAGCATATAACCAGGCTTTAAGACAGGTACAGGGAGAGTATGTTTTACTGGTCAATGCGGATACAATTACAGGCAAAAAGACTGTGGAGAAGGCCCTTGAGTTTATGGATCATCACCCCGATGCCGGTGGTTTGGGCGTAAGGATGATCACTCCCGAAGGCAGCTTTTTAAAAGAATCAAAACGAGGCTTCAACCGCCCATGGGAAGCTTTTTTCAGGCTTACCGGCTTGGCCCGCTATTTCTCAAAATCAAGGTTGAACAATCCGCCAAGTAAGGATTGGGTGGATGAATTTCAAACTTCCGAAACCGATGTGGTAAACGGCGCATTTATGTTACTACGCCGCAGCGCGATAAACAGTGCGGGCTTAATGGATGAACATTTTCATACCTATGGGTATGATATTGATTATTCGTATCGCATTAAGCTGGCCGGTTTCAGAAATTACTACTTCGGTAAAACATATATTATCAACTTCGATATACAAAATAAGGTTAAATTTAGCTGGAAACACGTTAAGGAATATTATGGAGCGATGATTATCTTCGCCACCAAATATTTATTTAAGGTGCCCGAAATTAAGGTTGAAGGCATCCCCCAGCTAATACCGCCTTCGTATGAAGTTAAATGA
- the recR gene encoding recombination mediator RecR, with protein sequence MNFSSKLLENAVAEFAKLPGVGQKTALRLVLHLLNQDKQDVERFSTAVTKLRNEIQFCEVCHNISDQKVCEICSSHRRDHGLICVVEDTRDVMAIENTNQFNGVYHVLGGLISPMDGVGPSDLQVESLVERLKQTGDKEVREVVFALSATMEGDTTLFYLHKKLKNFNIPITTIARGIAFGGELEYVDEITLGRSIATRIPYENSLSK encoded by the coding sequence ATGAATTTCTCGTCCAAATTACTGGAAAATGCTGTAGCCGAATTTGCCAAATTACCGGGAGTGGGTCAAAAAACCGCCCTGCGTTTGGTGCTGCATTTGCTTAACCAGGATAAGCAGGATGTGGAGCGTTTCAGCACCGCGGTAACCAAGCTGCGTAACGAAATTCAGTTTTGCGAGGTTTGCCATAACATCTCCGATCAAAAAGTTTGCGAGATATGCTCATCGCACCGCCGCGATCATGGTTTGATCTGCGTGGTGGAGGATACCCGCGACGTAATGGCTATCGAAAATACCAACCAGTTTAACGGCGTATATCACGTGTTAGGTGGCTTAATATCGCCGATGGATGGCGTTGGGCCGTCAGATTTGCAAGTGGAGAGCCTGGTTGAGCGGCTAAAGCAAACGGGCGACAAAGAGGTGCGGGAAGTGGTTTTTGCCCTCAGTGCTACCATGGAAGGGGATACCACACTGTTCTATCTTCATAAAAAATTAAAAAATTTCAACATTCCTATCACAACTATAGCCCGTGGCATAGCTTTTGGTGGTGAATTAGAGTACGTAGACGAAATAACGCTCGGCAGATCGATCGCTACCCGGATACCGTACGAGAATTCACTATCTAAGTAA